The proteins below are encoded in one region of Triticum aestivum cultivar Chinese Spring chromosome 1B, IWGSC CS RefSeq v2.1, whole genome shotgun sequence:
- the LOC123087965 gene encoding uncharacterized protein isoform X1 — MLRSVLRFASTLVVATVGHCNFPDEIAPSLNFPILKHLTLRHVNISVDAFHGVLSACHVLETLFLPENVYNGSLHISSRNLRSICFSDCFMGTNELVIEDTPHLERLLCPCLDVETIRVNRAPKLEILGPLSPRISNVQIANLVFQGLVPTSFNNLICTVKVLALQFYCADLNAVLDVLRFFPCLEKLYVMWNKYLNTEMNNGRHYDPIDPIKCLETHLKTLVLKNYKGDKQDVYLCQVLCSEWESAKCDQIWRDCEVRREMGG, encoded by the exons ATGCTCAGATCCGTGCTCCGCTTCGCATCAACTCTCGTCGTGGCCACTGTTGGCCACTGCAATTTTCCAGATGAGATCGCTCCTTCATTGAATTTCCCCATCCTCAAGCATCTCACCCTGCGTCACGTTAACATCTCCGTGGATGCATTCCATGGTGTTCTCTCCGCCTGCCATGTGTTGGAGACCCTATTTCTGCCTGAAAATGTTTACAATGGCTCCCTCCACATAAGCTCACGAAATCTTAGGAGCATCTGCTTCAGTGATTGTTTTATGGGCACAAACGAATTGGTTATTGAGGACACCCCTCACCTTGAAAGGCTGCTTTGTCCATGCTTGGACGTCGAGACTATCCGGGTAAATAGGGCACCTAAACTGGAGATATTGGGCCCATTGTCACCGCGCATCTCCAATGTTCAGATTGCAAACCTAGTCTTTCAG GGGTTGGTTCCAACCAGCTTCAACAATTTGATATGCACAGTGAAGGTTCTGGCTCTCCAGTTTTATTGCGCTGATTTGAATGCGGTTCTTGACGTCCTCAGGTTCTTCCCCTGCTTGGAAAAGCTTTATGTTATG TGGAACAAATACTTAAACACAGAGATGAACAATGGGCGTCATTATGACCCAATAGATCCAATCAAATGCCTTGAGACCCATCTCAAAACACTTGTGTTGAAGAATTACAAAGGCGACAAGCAAGATGTTTACCTTTGCCAAGTTCTTTGTTCTGAATGGGAAAGTGCTAAATGCGATCAAATTTGGCGTGACTGTGAAGTTCGACGAGAAATGGGTGGCTGA
- the LOC123087965 gene encoding MEIOTIC F-BOX protein MOF isoform X2, translating to MRKAAAAAAAPPTAAAKTKAAAAVPAAAKKKPLAKKKAAAAVPAAKKKAAAAVPAAKKKAAAADVAKKKKTVPAAKKKAAAAAPATKKRASGGTAGCRPRKRARDDNCDGDLISNLPDAVLCTIISLLPTKDGARTQAIARRWRPLWGSAPLNLDAENLNTNDFKQPRRRRGPRPSTESIISRILSDHPGPARRFDFRLTCIFPTKREQPRVLLRS from the coding sequence atgaggaaggcggcggcggcggcggcggcgcctccaACCGCGGCTGCCAAGACGAAAGCGGCGGCAGCGGTGCCCGCGGCTGCTAAGAAGAAGCCCCTGGCGAAGAAGAAAGCGGCAGCGGCCGTACCCGCGGCCAAGAAGAAAGCAGCAGCGGCGGTACCTgcggcgaagaagaaggcggcGGCAGCAGAtgttgccaagaagaagaagacggtaCCCGCAGCcaagaagaaggcggcggcggcggcacctgCAACCAAGAAGCGCGCATCCGGTGGAACGGCCGGGTGCAGGCCACGGAAACGGGCACGGGATGACAACTGCGACGGCGATCTCATCAGCAACCTTCCGGACGCCGTCCTATGcaccatcatctccctcctccccaccAAGGACGGCGCTCGCACGCAGGCCATCGCACGCCGATGGCGCCCTCTCTGGGGCTCCGCGCCTCTCAACCTCGACGCCGAGAACCTCAACACCAATGATTTCaagcagccgcgccgccgccgagggcCTCGACCGTCGACGGAATCCATCATCTCCAGGATCCTCTCGGACCACCCTGGCCCCGCCCGTCGCTTCGACTTCCGATTAACCTGCATCTTCCCAACAAAAAGAGAGCAGCCAAGAGTGTTGCTCAGATCGTGA